GGTGAAGTCCTCCACCCGCGCCAGGTGGGCCTTGGGCACTTCCAGCATGGCCGCGCCGATTTCATAGGCATCGCGGGCTTGCTGGGGCGTGAGCAGGTGCATGGGCGTGCGGCGGGCGCGGGCCATGCGGTGCAGGACACCGGCCATGGCGGGCGTAAGGGGGGCGTGGGACAAAGAATGCATGGGGCCTGATCGTAACGGCCCGGTGTCACGGTTTTGCCACCGAAACCCTTTCTACTTGGTGGTTTACCCAAGGCCGCTCCCATGCAAAGACCTGAGCGCTCCCAAACCCGGGGCGAAGAAATCGCCAACACCCTGAGCCACGGCCTTGCGCTGGCGGCGGTGCTGGTGGGCGTGCTGTTTCTGGTGCTGGCGGCCGGCCCGCTGCGGCCTGGCACCAGCGTATTCGTGGCGACGATGCTGCTGCTGTTCTTGTCGTCCACCCTGTACCACGCGCTGCCTGCGGGGCGGGCCAAACAGCTGTGGCTGCGGGTGGACTACGGGGCGATCTACTTCTTTATTGCCGGTAGCTACACGCCGTTTGCCCTGGGCGCGATGGTGGGCATCTGGGGTTGGACGCTGTTTGTGCTGGTCTGGCTGCTGGCCCTGGTGGGCACCGCGCTGAAGGTGACGGGCCGTCTGTCGCACCCTTGGCTGTCTACCGGCTTGTATGTGGCCATGGGCTGGCTGGTGCTGGTGGCAGCGGTGCCGCTGGTGGAGCAGTTGTCGCCATCAGGTCGGGCGTGGC
This sequence is a window from Rhodoferax sp. WC2427. Protein-coding genes within it:
- a CDS encoding hemolysin III family protein, with the protein product MQRPERSQTRGEEIANTLSHGLALAAVLVGVLFLVLAAGPLRPGTSVFVATMLLLFLSSTLYHALPAGRAKQLWLRVDYGAIYFFIAGSYTPFALGAMVGIWGWTLFVLVWLLALVGTALKVTGRLSHPWLSTGLYVAMGWLVLVAAVPLVEQLSPSGRAWLVAGGVAYTAGVVFFALDGRWRYAHAVWHGFVVLGSACHACAVLSHF